In a single window of the Coffea eugenioides isolate CCC68of chromosome 3, Ceug_1.0, whole genome shotgun sequence genome:
- the LOC113765504 gene encoding uncharacterized protein LOC113765504 — protein MSRSSHHKEKHRNNKELSLVSCDEGTSARTRPLSFEDIMLRRKNKKTGGIQSALGERNGKHNMENVSDGPKSDGDGQHCSIHGGFISISEDSVRIHARRKEDNTYSTKDRSGESRERGAKLSSVITTLGCNDASGGKSDRHTYNSKRSDRSNKDSKNGSGERHSRDLSRKERSGEKVFGLSVTEREHRKAIDNDHKQVYGRSRDVDQTRHDYKNEPQKRHSRALTGRDKYAEESRVIPEKQSRRKHQDEDKERTGDQDAPRKHDKRKSKNSEFSKMKEKEPSRSYYEDLRPKRKRSVSRERDQERSRRSSSVSPTAHRWKLVDDQDYSYKDKSQRSHVDTERKRVSTDGPNSNHRRYSGSSSGLGGYSPRKRKTDAAAKTPSPTTRSPERKTAGWDHQPVGKESDTSSSLASNVQFSSQIASENGPKPLSVIPTISAAIKPVGISQYTSFSQIHAIDSIQLTQATRPMRRLYVENLPPTASEKAVVECINDFLLSSGVNHIKGTSPCISCMIHKEKGQALLEFLTPEDASAALFFDGRSFFGSVLKIRRPKDFVEVTTGVDDKSVDATTSISDDVEDSSHKIFIGGISKVISAEMLMEIVEAFGSLKAFHFEHNVEGVGQCAFLEYVDHLVTQKACAGLNGMKLGGQVLTVVQATPDTPTLGNANQLPLYGIPEHAKPLLKKPTGVLKLKNVLDPVGPLSLSEAELEEILEDIRLECARFGTVKAINVVKHIDNYTTGAAFTAVDGSGSAMDYKDNSEEASGESITDKVLANNITSKPPKSCIESVNADETVNGDAISAENIHFSNLKEPGDTSNINFHDGHSHYKPVGDILNDESHERIINDGNRTDTGSARQEILDISSTECTRNLNTSTNQLMSNDSISDATVGACEMKNEVRVMEKSFLDNVGRSSASEPDSCGKMGSDILEKGENKEEMPNVSDCFEAGCVLVEFKRIEASSMAAHCLHGRLFDDRIVTVEYVDPDLYHKRFPK, from the exons ATGAGCAGATCCAGTCACCATAAAGAGAAGCATCGAAATAATAAAGAGCTATCCCTGGTTTCTTGCGACGAGGGCACTTCAGCTCGGACGAGACCTTTGAGCTTTGAAGACATAATGCttagaaggaaaaacaagaaaacaggGGGAATTCAATCTGCTCTTGGAGAACGTAATGGCAAACACAATATGGAGAATGTTTCTGATGGTCCAAAAAGTGATGGAGACGGACAACATTGTTCTATTCATGGTGGTTTTATATCTATTTCAGAGGATTCTGTGAGGATCCATGCTCGGAGAAAAGAAGATAATACATATTCAACAAAGGACAGATCTGGAGAAAGCCGAGAGCGGGGCGCCAAATTGAGCTCAGTAATAACAACTTTAGGTTGTAATGATGCCAGTGGAGGCAAATCTGATAGACATACTTACAATAGCAAGAGAAGTGATCGTTCTAATAAAGATTCTAAAAATGGATCTGGTGAGAGACATTCAAGGGATTTGAGCAGAAAGGAGAGGTCTGGAGAAAAGGTTTTTGGGTTATCTGTAACAGAGAGGGAACACAGAAAAGCTATAGATAATGACCACAAACAGGTTTACGGCAGGAGCAGAGATGTTGACCAAACGAGGCATGATTATAAAAATGAACCACAGAAGAGACATTCAAGAGCTTTGACTGGGAGAGATAAATATGCCGAAGAAAGTAGAGTAATACCAGAGAAGCAAAGCAGAAGGAAACATCAAGATGAAGACAAGGAGAGAACTGGAGACCAGGATGCTCCAAGAAAACATGATAAGCGTAAATCAAAGAATTCAGAATTTTccaaaatgaaggaaaaagagcCATCAAGAAGCTATTATGAAGACTTGAGGCCCAAAAGGAAAAGGTCTGTGAGCAGAGAGCGTGATCAAGAAAGAAGTAGGAGGTCTTCTTCAGTTTCACCAACGGCCCACAGGTGGAAGTTGGTGGATGACCAGGACTACTCTTATAAAGATAAATCTCAAAGATCACATGTCGATACTGAGAGGAAGAGGGTATCAACTGATGGTCCTAATAGTAATCACAGGCGCTATTCTGGATCTTCAAGTGGGCTTGGTGGCTATTCaccaagaaagagaaaaactgATGCTGCAGCAAAGACTCCTTCCCCAACTACTCGCTCTCCAGAGCGCAAAACTGCTGGCTGGGACCATCAACCTGTAGGAAAGGAAAGTGACACTAGCAGTTCTCTTGCCTCTAATGTGCAGTTCTCAAGCCAAATTGCATCAGAGAATGGACCCAAGCCTTTGAGCGTGATTCCTACTATTTCAGCTGCAATAAAGCCTGTTGGTATTTCTCAATATACTTCATTTTCTCAGATACATGCCATTGACTCCATCCAGTTAACACAAGCAACACGGCCAATGAGGAGGCTTTATGTGGAGAATTTACCGCCTACAGCTTCTGAGAAAGCTGTTGTGGAATGTATTAATGATTTCCTGCTGTCTTCGGGTGTTAACCATATTAAAGGAACTTCTCCGTGCATCAGTTGTATG ATACACAAGGAGAAGGGTCAAGCTCTTCTTGAATTTTTGACACCAGAAGATGCTTCAGCTGCACTTTTCTTTGATGGCAGATCCTTCTTTGGGTCTGTTCTTAAAATCAGACGGCCCAAGGATTTTGTTGAAGTGACT ACTGGTGTTGATGACAAATCAGTAGATGCAACTACTTCAATAAGTGACGATGTCGAGGACTCAAGCCATAAG ATTTTTATTGGTGGAATATCAAAGGTTATCTCAGCTGAAATG CTTATGGAGATTGTTGAGGCCTTTGGATCTCTAAAGGCATTTCACTTTGAGCATAATGTGGAAGGTGTTGGACAATGTGCTTTTCTTGAG TATGTTGATCATCTGGTAACTCAAAAAGCGTGTGCTGGTCTTAATGGTATGAAGTTGGGAGGACAAGTGCTCACTGTGGTACAAGCTACTCCAGATACTCCAACATTG GGAAATGCTAATCAGTTGCCACTCTATGGGATCCCTGAGCATGCAAAGCCACTTCTGAAGAAACCCACTGGAGTTTTGAAGCTAAAAAATGTG TTGGATCCAGTAGGACCCTTATCATTGTCTGAAGCCGAACTGGAAGAGATATTGGAAGACATAAGACTGGAGTGTGCCAG GTTTGGTACTGTCAAAGCCATCAATGTTGTCAAGCACATTGATAATTATACTACTGGTGCAGCATTTACAGCAGTGGATGGGAGTGGTTCTGCTATGGATTACAAGGACAATTCAGAAGAAGCAAGTGGAGAGAGTATCACTGATAAAGTGTTAGCAAATAATATCACGTCAAAGCCCCCTAAAAGCTGCATAGAATCTGTGAATGCTGATGAAACTGTTAATGGTGATGCCATCTCTGCTGAAAACATCCATTTTAGCAATTTAAAAGAACCTGGTGATACTAGCAACATCAATTTCCATGATGGCCATTCTCATTACAAACCTGTCGGCGATATATTGAATGATGAGAGTCATGAACGAATTATTAACGATGGCAATCGGACTGATACTGGCTCAGCCCGCCAGGAGATTCTGGATATCAGTTCTACAGAATGCACTAGAAACCTGAACACCTCGACAAACCAGTTGATGAGCAATGACAGCATTTCTGATGCTACAGTTGGGGCCTGTGAGATGAAAAATGAAGTGCGTGTCATGGAGAAATCATTTTTGGACAATGTTGGAAGATCGAGTGCCTCAGAACCAGACTCCTGTGGGAAAATGGGATCGGACATTCTTGAGAAAGGTGAAAACAAGGAAGAGATGCCCAATGTTTCTGATTGTTTTGAGGCTGGTTGTGTTCTAGTGGAGTTTAAAAGAATTGAAGCTTCTAGCATGGCTGCACATTGTCTGCATGGACGACTTTTTGATGACCGTATTGTGACTGTGGAGTATGTCGATCCTGATCTTTACCACAAGAGATTTCCTAAATGA
- the LOC113765841 gene encoding uncharacterized protein LOC113765841 yields MEKTAKKAQAEGSEDDGISKLPEDIMQYILSNFLTPKEAAQTRLLSKAWRSAWHTSPVVCFCEPNFGKSSNPEFCRAMFLNFVNKVLLNYREHNHRIQTFKLQMIFNTESAQLVDEWMKIALEKGLRKLELRTYEKSYILPSITLESRSLEELVLYNCKFEQKQVIKHIMCQSLRRLDLENVFLVDEVLENIILNCRLIENLKIHHCDGLRNITVKDLKKLKEFSVIYDGEQNVQVYSPNLESFTCQRGSWYCQSIRGRLRLFAAQNLKLLVLNGICITDEFFLGLGNVFPHIEELKVSNSDDTHRIKISSQSLRKLELIRNEKLEEVQVDAPKIVQFVYMGSSIPRVSITSAPLSHLESRIGVNCNNNVNNSWFFKLKEMLTNLGQSKVFLGISVRADVTVNLNEIRDGPTNPTPEIEELSVEVVSYCASKQTTAAALLDACFWSFRPKIILQEWCFRGTIYFTQFLLELLMISRNQDHLNLLETTFWLKNLKDVKVVVMKRSGLNDEWQPELSDWKPLLYSCDDVDLDEIKDGPMDPRLEIEELSIKFSQRQGRKVSAAFLDGWMRCFCPQIIQQEWCFLGTIHFTQFLLEFLMIRRNQDHLNLQETKKLWLEDVKVAILKKSILDDEWQPELLDWKTLLHSHDSGDFHTAIRFDLEWR; encoded by the exons ATGGAGAAGACGGCAAAGAAGGCACAGGCAGAAGGCAGCGAAGATGATGGCATATCAAAATTACCAGAAGATATTATGCAATACATACTTTCAAATTTCCTAACACCAAAAGAAGCAGCCCAAACAAGGCTATTGTCCAAGGCATGGCGGAGTGCGTGGCATACATCCCCAGTTGTGTGTTTTTGCGAACCAAACTTCGGTAAGAGCTCCAATCCTGAATTTTGCAGAGCCATGTTCTTGAATTTTGTGAATAAGGTCTTGCTGAATTATCGTGAGCATAACCATAGGATACAAACTTTCAAGCTTCAGATGATATTTAACACTGAGTCCGCTCAACTTGTTGATGAATGGATGAAGATTGCTCTAGAGAAAGGATTGAGAAAACTTGAGCTCAGAACTTATGAGAAGTCATATATTTTACCTAGTATAACCCTTGAATCTAGATCCCTTGAAGAATTGGTTCTATACAACTGCAAGTTTGAGCAGAAGCAAGTAATAAAACATATAATGTGTCAAAGTCTTAGAAGACTAGATCTTGAAAATGTGTTTTTAGTTGATGAAGTATTGGAGAATATCATCTTAAACTGTAGGTtgattgaaaatttgaaaattcatcacTGTGACGGCTTGAGAAACATTACAGTAAAAGACCTCAAAAAACTCAAAGAATTTTCTGTTATCTATGATGGGGAACAGAATGTTCAAGTTTATTCACCAAATTTAGAATCCTTTACTTGTCAGAGAGGTTCATGGTATTGTCAGTCAATCCGAGGGAGGCTTAGGTTGTTCGCagctcaaaatttgaaactccTAGTATTAAATGGTATTTGCATCACTGACGAGTTTTTCTTGGGCCTTGGAAACGTGTTTCCGCACATTGAAGAATTGAAAGTCAGCAATTCTGATGATACACATAGGATCAAGATATCTAGTCAGTCCCTCAGGAAGTTGGAGTTGATTCGTAACGAGAAATTAGAGGAGGTGCAAGTTGATGCTCCAAAGATTGTTCAGTTTGTATACATGGGCAGCAGCATTCCCCGTGTATCTATCACCAGTGCTCCCTTAAGTCATTTGGAATCAAGAATTGGAGTAAATTGCAACAACAACGTGAACAATTCCTGGTTCTTTAAACTAAAGGAGATGTTAACCAACTTGGGACAATCAAAAGTTTTTCTGGGGATATCTGTTCGTGCAGATGTAACAGTTAATCTTAATGAGATTAGAGATGGTCCAACCAATCCTACACCTGAAATTGAAGAATTATCTGTAGAAGTTGTTTCGTATTGTGCATCTAAACAGACTACTGCTGCAGCACTGCTAGATGCATGTTTTTGGAGCTTTCGTCCTAAAATCATACTCCAGGAGTGGTGTTTTCGTGGAACAATTTACTTCACACAGTTCCTCCTCGAGCTGTTGATGATTAGCAGAAATCAAGACCATCTGAATTTGTTGGAAACCACGTTTTGGCTGAAAAATCTAAAAGATGTCAAAGTTGTTGTGATGAAGAGGTCTGGGCTAAACGATGAGTGGCAGCCTGAGCTTTCAGACTGGAAGCCCCTACTTTATTCATGTGACGATG TTGATCTCGATGAGATTAAAGATGGTCCAATGGATCCTAGACTTGAAATTGAAGAGTTATCTATAAAATTTTCTCAACGGCAAGGACGGAAGGTTTCTGCAGCTTTTCTAGATGGATGGATGCGGTgcttttgtcctcaaatcataCAACAGGAGTGGTGTTTTCTTGGAACTATTCACTTCACACAGTTCCTCCTCGAGTTTCTGATGATCAGAAGAAATCAAGACCATCTGAATTTGCAGGAAACTAAAAAGCTTTGGCTGGAAGATGTCAAAGTTGCAATCTTGAAGAAGAGTATATTAGATGATGAGTGGCAGCCTGAACTTTTGGACTGGAAGACTTTGCTGCATTCCCACGACTCTGGTGATTTCCACACAGCAATTCGCTTTGATTTAGAATGGCGGTGA
- the LOC113765842 gene encoding uncharacterized protein LOC113765842, whose protein sequence is MAEGSTSGLSELPQHIIHHILSYLSAEESTKTSLISKSWLSACQTSPKLEFNPHVYFSRKLNPARFWDWSKEKRREKYEEFFQHVKKALKPYSKQGLRINTVNFTLEATRDSQWNPLLEKCTKIAVKNGVRNLDFFIPECDLPAIVFRAKSLVDLSVREGNIKRMSVGEIICPGLRKLCLKWVSLDVEMFNNIIESCSFIEVLEVWYIQVFDDFKVTKLNNLKELTVRLFENQWVKVEAPKLELLTCTDDENWFEGEDGDEEDRLTCGIRFPASHYQNLKSLLFSGIGIDDTFFIDLACKFPNLEDLMVRYCQELESIKISSQSLKRIELMDNKKLVEAQFEVPKILAFEYSNVCDIIPRFLFATASSCWTSSICLWCREHVDVSWFVKLKELLASLFQSEVSLDIDFICSVAFDLNEIRDIVKIREPQEVQKLTLHFDWMFSLEKGFSALDGLFWVCRPKYVNTEWHDSLEKNDAVKFLYDTLMFRRTQDQFQYSLQSKFWQHDLKEVNIEVLDRSICMIGDRVNFTTKGKNEHQQEDLDWENILNLLRNDGSFGTMVYFKLQW, encoded by the coding sequence atggCGGAAGGCAGCACAAGCGGATTATCAGAGCTCCCACAACACATTATCCATCACATCCTCTCTTACCTCTCAGCAGAAGAATCAACAAAAACGAGCTTAATATCGAAATCATGGTTAAGCGCGTGTCAAACCAGCCCAAAATTGGAATTCAATCCTCACGTCTACTTCTCCAGGAAACTCAATCCAGCTCGCTTCTGGGATTGGAGCAAAGAAAAGAGAAGGGAGAAATACGAGGAGTTCTTCCAACACGTGAAGAAAGCCCTGAAGCCGTATAGCAAACAGGGGTTACGCATAAACACGGTTAATTTCACGCTTGAAGCGACTCGCGATTCTCAGTGGAATCCACTCCTTGAGAAATGCACAAAAATAGCCGTGAAAAATGGGGTAAGGAATCTTGATTTTTTTATCCCGGAATGTGATTTGCCAGCAATTGTATTTAGAGCTAAATCACTTGTTGATTTAAGTGTTAGAGAGGGTAATATTAAGCGAATGTCAGTTGGGGAAATTATATGTCCTGGGCTTAGAAAACTGTGCCTTAAATGGGTGAGTTTGGACGTGGAGATGTTTAATAATATAATTGAAAGCTGCTCTTTTATTGAAGTATTGGAAGTTTGGTATATCCAGGTGTTTGATGATTTTAAGGTGACTAAGTTGAACAACCTTAAGGAACTTACAGTTCGGTTATTCGAAAATCAGTGGGTTAAAGTTGAAGCACCAAAGCTTGAGTTGCTAACTTGCACAGATGATGAGAATTGGTTTGAGGGTGAGGATGGGGATGAGGAAGACAGATTGACTTGTGGGATTAGATTCCCTGCCTCGCACTATCAGAATCTCAAGTCTTTACTGTTTAGTGGGATTGGGATAGATGACACTTTCTTTATAGATTTGGCGTGTAAGTTCCCCAACCTTGAAGATTTAATGGTCAGATATTGCCAAGAGCTAGAAAGTATCAAGATTTCGAGTCAGTCCCTGAAAAGAATAGAGTTGATGGACAATAAAAAATTGGTAGAAGCACAGTTTGAAGTTCCCAAGATTCTAGCCTTCGAATATTCTAATGTATGCGACATCATACCCCGATTTCTTTTTGCGACTGCCTCAAGTTGTTGGACTTCTTCCATTTGTTTATGGTGCAGGGAACATGTAGATGTTTCATGGTTTGTCAAATTGAAAGAATTATTAGCAAGTTTATTTCAGTCTGAAGTTTCACTTGACATTGACTTTATATGCAGCGTAGCCTTTGATCTGAATGAGATTAGGGATATTGTCAAAATTcgtgaacctcaagaggtgcaGAAGTTGACTTTACATTTTGACTGGATGTTCTCTTTAGAGAAGGGATTTTCAGCTCTCGATGGTCTTTTCTGGGTTTGTCGCCCTAAATATGTAAACACAGAGTGGCATGATAGCTTAGAGAAGAATGACGCGGTGAAGTTTCTATACGACACACTGATGTTCAGAAGAACTCAGGATCAGTTTCAGTATTCGTTGCAAAGTAAGTTCTGGCAGCATGATTTGAAGGAAGTAAACATTGAGGTCCTTGATAGATCTATATGCATGATAGGGGATAGAGTCAACTTTACGACAAAGGGGAAAAATGAGCATCAGCAAGAAGATTTGGACTGGGAGAACATTCTGAATTTGTTAAGGAATGATGGAAGCTTTGGAACGATGGTCTACTTCAAGTTACAGTGGTAA